In Hoplias malabaricus isolate fHopMal1 chromosome 18, fHopMal1.hap1, whole genome shotgun sequence, the genomic window AAATTAAATCGAAATACAGTAACAAATGTAACAAAATGTATGCTCAGTTAAAACATTAACTttggaatgaattaaaaaactgtaaccacaaataaaaaaaattatcattttaaaaaaattatattttacaaaaaaaatgtgaataGAAAGTAGGAAATGTGTGCATTAACTGCTAGTTGTTCTATAATTTTTCCGTAATGCCCAACTCCTCTGGGTCTGCATTCAGCATCTTGGAAAAACGTGTGATGCACTTAAACAATGtagtatttaaatataaaagctGAAATTTGAAATATCCCAGCAATATATTCTTCTCCGCTAATtctcttttaatttgattaagAATGAATAACCAAATACATAGAACAAATATTGATTTAATTTCTGCATATTATGTTTAATGGGCATTATGTTTACCTGCTGTACTACACTAATAGCATaatggaaatttgtttatttttcagggGATGTAGATATGGCAGCAGAAGTTATGTACATTGTGCttatacaatatttaaatacctgaatgtgtgaatatgaaataaaaattgTAAAGACATGTAATgcatagaaataaaaaatatatcaaatgcTTAAAGGCTTTAATCCCCAAACCTCCATAAAACCAAGGCTAATGCGGTTTGCTAACGCTACAAACATCTACTGGCTGGTGACGTGGTCGCTCCTCGCTCTCTAATTGGTCGAGAAACGCTGAGTTCCGGCTGACGGAACGGCAGGACTGTAGAGAGGAATAACAAACAGCAATGGGAGAAATATTTGAGTTTTCGAGTAAATTTAGTACTTATTCTGTCAGTCAGCTCAACGAACTCATCGAAGATGACGAGAAGGTCAATAAAATCGTCACAGAAATGGAAGAGGTAAGTGTTTGTTGTCAAACGAAGCAATAAATCGTCTTGTCGTGAGGGAACAGCAGTTGAACGGCCTCTCCTTTGTCAAATACCACAACAGAGGGCATAAATACGCAAATTGGATcatcttatttatttgttaggaACATATCTTCGTGTATTCACGACTTTTTATGATCTCCTCGCCTGAACCTTTTTATGGTCCTGTTATGCCCCTATTAGTCTTTACTGGTGTTGGCTAATATTCCAAGTAGCTCCATTGCATACAGGTTATACCGAGCTGTATCTATAAGAGCATACTGATTTTACTTATTTGATTCATTACATAGACTTTGATATGATAATTCCGAGGTACGGTTATGCCTGTCGCAAGCTGTCTACAGAAACGTTCTTGCTGCTGGTTTTCTCGCGTCACGAACACGCATGCAAATCTCTGATGGCTGTATATTTGCCTTTTGTGGATACACACTGCCTGTGTGGCTGTGAAAACTGAAAAGCTGCCCATTACAGTGACTCACTATTTCAGGGCTCAGCAAACAACACCCCTGAAATCACTAGATGCTCAAATGGCGAATAGATTTATAACAACAAAAAGGAGAATTTCCCAGGCTAGGGCTCAGGAACACACATGGGATTTCCTCATTTAtaaaaggagctgtgtgtgaaaatggtaatccctttttgtttatttcacaaATAATCCCTGGGCTGTCTTTGACAcgatgttccaaaatgtttttaacataTGATGTGTTAGTCTAAATTTgatacaaattttatttttttactatacattatatattcatgtttgtttacttgttctTAATATGAATATTTTCTTATAGTTTGATGCTGTATATATTGCAATGCAAGGTATTAAATCTAATGCCCATATTGTAAttgagtttttttgtttgtttgcttgagtgagaagtCACCATAAAAGGaatatttttttggttttgcATTGATTTACCAGTCTAGTAATTTGCAAATTAAATTAACAATATTAAATTGACAATGAGATTCCCCCATGACATCTAGTTTGGGAATCCCTGTATTAGGCACATAACAAACATATGATACAAACCGTATAACTCAAGGAAGACCTCCAATAACTGCTCATCAAGAAATCAAATAATACAACAGGCCAAGTACAAAACAAGTATGATGAGAAGCACACAGTAGCACCCCTTCCATATGCTGTAAAAAGAGCCTAAAAGTAGTTCCactcatttaatttaattcttaGACAGTTTAATTGTTGGAGAAGTGGTTGTGGTAGGAGCGAGGGTTGCGGTGTCTGTATTACAaacttggttttaatgtttaacacaacattccattttatttgtttttcattacgACAATTAAACCatcatttgtgttttgatgtttAAGGGAACATTCTATAACCGTGGGACAAAATGCTGTTGtctctttataatttacattCAGGAGCTCTATCTTTTGAGGTGCAACAGTTTGTTTAAGGGAAAAAACTACTGTTTATTGTACATGGCTTAAATtaaagttttaatttttttcacagTTGGAACTGccatagaaactcatttgtaacttgagttgtttacttttgtagcactttcgtttactttcatgcagtagctcgctcccaagtttggagacatttccatctTAAGTATTTAGAAACAGCAAACATAAGTTAATATTATGCATCTatgcaatatcctcatttccattcatgcttttttttaatccaatTACTGACagcagggctttgtaaacacattagatggttttgagcatgcaaacagaatcgagagctagcaaatggtgaggaaatattctcagaattttataaagtgtgtttttatttaattaaaactttAAACGTCACTTTTAATAAGGCATATATAAAAGTAAAgctacaaaaaatattttgcacTACACTATCAATGGAATTCCTGTGAAGCACAATAACATGAACAGAATATTTCTTATTCCTAATATTCCTAATTCTAGATGCAGCAGGTGCAGCAATCTAAGGAGATGACCCTCGCCAGTAACCGCAGTCTTGCAGAGCAGAACCTTAGCCTACAACCTGGCCTGGACCAACAGAAGATGCAGTTAACTAAGCGTTACTGCTGTTTACAGGAGCTCTATGAGGCTTACCAGCTTCGCAAGTCCACTCTAGGTTAGCACATTTCACTCTAGTATCTGTTTGAGGTCTAATAACACtccttattttaataatttcttGAAATGCAGATGGGCACATAATTGAACTTGTCTGGAATGTTTTCCTTCCTAATGCGAATTAACCTAGAACATGTCGGCAAAACAAAACCAGACATCAAAATAACTTaatagaatcactttattggccggTTGTATCACTATATTGGAATTGGTTTTTGGATTGATCTACGATTAATCATCGATGCTCTCAAAAGAGTCCAAACTAATATCTCTGTGATACCATTAGAGTTGTACTTCATGGATTAAATGCAGAGATGCTTGTTTTTAGATGTAAGGGTAATTTGGGAAGTGTGAGCTACATTTTGCAAAATCTTTTAACACGGTATAATGCAAACAGACGTgtcaaaaaaatttttttatttccatggaattttttttattcccttCCCTCCCTCAACTTTTGAAAATATTCCCTTCCAGACGCATATGTATTATCaggccagtccagtagggggccatagtaccccCAAGAGAGACTTAAAAATACACATGACAGAAACAGGTTTAATTCCAGATCACTCCATACTcactgaaatctagtgctatctgcatgtgtacattgtagttttatGAGTTGTAATTAACTACATAGGAAATGACAACAATGTGAATTTCGTGTGGACGGAAGGCCAAAACATCTGAATACATGTGGACGTGGCTTAATCTATGCTTATATACATTAAtgcttcaagggttctttactTAAAACGGTTCTATGTGGCATCAAAAACTCCTATTGTAACAAGCTTGGGATTGTAATAAAAGGTACTAGCTAAGATACACATTCTGTCTCAACACTAAGCACCtttgtaagtcactctggataagagtcTGTTAATTCTGTAAATGGAAACGTAAAAGACCCTGTTGTGGTGGCATATAGAactcttttctaaaaggtgctacaTATCCTAATTTTTAGTTGTATCTGGTTAGTGTTTATAGAGAAATTTGACATGCTAACACAATAAAATGTTGCAAGGGACCTGACAAGTATGTAGTGCATCTAGTTTCTGTCTAATatgttgtgtttctgtgtaaaaGGTCTTGAATATTTTAGACTTTGTCTTTTCTTAATACTGTGGACCCACAAACTGGAGACACGCCTGTATATATGTACTTCACATTTAAGAAAGTCAGAAGTCTTCCATTTACACATATTTCTGTTTGCCGGATATGCAAGTTCTTTGTTCAGGTTTGAgttcaacttttttttcttgttcctACAAAGATCATCATTCAGGGAAAAGTTCACTGGATACACTGTTAGCTCTGCTGCAAGCTGAGGGTGCAAAGATTGAAGAGGAGACTGAGGTAAGCTTGGAAAATCACTGAATAGGATGCAGAGCTTTTtactttataatgaaaaattcaCTCCCCTGCAATTCTCATATAAACATTTTAGAACTTGGCCGATTCATTTCTCGATGGAGATTTGTCTTTGGATTCATTTATTGAAGCCTACCAGAACAAGAGGAAGCTGGCTCATTTGCGGCGTGTGAAGATCGATAAGCTGCAGGAGATGGTGCTCAAATGCTTCCAGATGCCGCAAGCCTTTGTTAACGAGCCAATGCAGCCTCAAATCCCCAACTGCCCTGCGCTCATCCATGGCCAAGCTAATGGCTCCCCGGTACCTATGAGACCACCACCCACTCCACCAACACAACCAACAGGGCAACAGTCAGCTTTTCCGTACCCAGCAGCATCCTACTCTTCTGTCCCTCTGCCCAATATGGTGCCATCACACTCCAGCCCATTTATACAGCAGTATGCACAAGCACTTCCTCAGAGACCCAGTCCTGGCCTGCCCCCAAGGACTGGCTTCATAATGCAATGAAGTAATACTCAAAATGcccttaaatgttttttttttttttacttcagtgGAAATGTATAAACTGGGCATTCTCCCTTTTTCTCAAGCACTTTGATCTTGTACAGGTTTGGGTAACACCCTCAATGTTGAcattcttgcttttttttttttttttttaataaattctgGTTCATTTTTACTTTCTTCTGTAGTTAATGTCTAAGAGGTACATTGCAggaatatatatgtaaaatgtatatcAGGTCTGTCAGGTATAACTAAGACTAAAAACTGGTGCAAACAACATGCTTAACTCTTTTCAAATCAAAGACATCAAATAATAAAGGTGCATCtaatagaaatgtaaatatgtctACATGTCAGCATGTACATTAGTTTTACATGTAGCTCTGAGATACAATGGCCAGTTTTGTCAAATTTTGAGAAACACTGAATTATTAATCAAAGAGATATAGGAATTTCTGAAGTCTTAAAAATCATGTAAATTTCATTCAATGAATTAGAAAATGTGTGCACATCAGACATATGTTGCAAAAATTATACattgcaaaacaaaaaagaatgaTTTATATGCAAATTGATtatactgcatttttttttgagtgcatggaactatttttaatttcattagCAGTAGGATATTAACGTTGGATTTCTGGGTTGATTTGAACAACCAAAGATGTCTTTTACCTTTTTCTTCTGAAACTAATGATTTGTTTCTCAGCTCTTCTGAATGTACACCTATTTAAACATACTAAATCTTGACTACTTTCTGTACTGATGCAATTACTTGTCATTAACTGAGCCCTTGCTAAAGAACCATATATCtaccatttctttttttttccgtGCACTAATTGCTTGTCACATTTCAGCATTGGGGATAAAGTTGtctgctttattttaaacagagggCATCAAACAAAGTCATCTCAGGCTTAAGatgttttgatgaaaaatgtcaCATATATGGTTCTGCATTGCAGGGGCTCAACTCTAATCTATTTCATGGACAAGCTTAATGTTTTCCATGTGTCTGTCAAAAATAAAACTAACCTGTTTTTTGTAATGATTAGGTAATACATCAGACTTCACTAGGGTGAAAGTGAGAAATCATCCGATTACGAATACCCTGACCCCATTATGTGAATTCCTATTCATGTTTATTCTAAAGAATTAATTGATGTGCAGCGTTTTAAGAAAACATTTGTACTATGCAGTGCTTGACACTCCAAaccacaagattaaaaaaaaggaaaggaaaaaggTAAGGCAAAAATTATGTAGCATTAAAGGTACATGAAATGTAGTAAATACTAGATATATAGACAGGTCATAatcaaaacaatttaaaatctcTGCAATCATAGAAAGTTAGTCTCACTCTACAGCtttgtaaaagaaataaattattaaaaacaagtaGTATAAAgtaggattaaaaaaaacagccataTCTCAAGTGTGCCTTGCAgcaaatttgtttttaatgtttcaccAATTAATATTTAGGTCATGTTTTTGTATccttaatttttttcccctcttcatttgttccaccttaaattattgGGCGCTCAGTGTCAAATTAATTTAAGCAAGAGGTGTCATCCTGCATGTTATAAAGTCTTTTATATAATGTTGTACACTACATTGAAATATCCTTATGTAAAGTATGTTGTAATTGTTTTCTTAGTGGTGAACTTTTAATGTTATTTGATTTCATAAAAatgctaataaaaataaagccaaCAAACAGCAATATTTTATTCTTTGAGTACCAATCTTCTGGAATACTGCACCAATGTTGCCCTCTACTGGAAAATATATAGAACTTAAATTTCTACTTGTTTCACGTTTTCTCATTGCTCCTGTACTTAATACTAACTCTACTAAGCAAACATTGTAACAAAACTTTATTTGCACCCAGAGACAGGTTTAGGAAACCATTCCTGCAGGTGAGGTACTAACTATTAacttattattaattttcataTTAGAAAACACAAAGTGAATATCAATGAACGATTCAATTTACTGATAAAACATGAACAAAGAACATGCAGAAAGCAACCACTGTATATCTACTCCTCTCCTTCTTCATCATCTCCTTCAACAGAGTCTACCCCCACCTCCTCATAGTCTTTCTCCAGAGCTGCCAGATCTTCACGGGCCTCAGAAAACTCTCCCTCCTCCATTCCCTCGCCAACATACCAATGCACAAATGCTCTTTTTGCATACATGAGATCAAACTTGTGATCCAGACGAGCCCATGCCTCTGCGATGGCCGTGGTGTTACTTAACATGCAGACAGCCCTCTGGACTTTGGCAAGGTCACCTCCTGGAACCACAGTTGGAGGCTGGTAGTTAATTCCAACCtggtaaaaacagagaaaagtgTGGAGGGTGAACAAAATGAAAAGGCAAAATACCAGAAGAGTACTAAAATCAGAAAAACCTGTACTAATTATACCTTGAAGCCAGTGGGGCACCAGTCAACAAACTGAATGGTCCTCTTAGTTTTGATGGTCGCAATGGCAGCATTAACATCTTTTGGAACTACATCACCACGGTACAACATGCAGCAAGCCATGTACTTTCCATGACGAGGGTCACACTTTACCATCTGATTGGCGGGCTCAAAGCAGGCGTTGGTAATCTCTGCAACCGAGAGCTGCTCGTGGTATGCCTTTTCAGCTGAAATGACTGGGGCATATGTGACGAGCGGGAAGTGAATACGTGGGTAAGGTACCAGGTTGGTCTGGAACTCTGTCAGGTCAACGTTGAGGGCACCATCAAAGCGGAGAGAGGCTGTGATTGAAGAAACTATCTGACCAATAAGCCTGTTGAGATTGGTGTATGTGGGGCGCTCAATGTCCAAGTTGCGGCGGCAGATATCATAGATGGCCTCATTGTCCACCATGAAAGCACAGTCAGAGTGCTCAAGGGTGGTGTGGGTGGTCAGGATGGAATTGTATGGCTCCACTACTGCTGTGGAAACCTAAAAGATGGATagaatatatacaaataattagctgaacacattttcatatttgtaaAACATATTCTTATATTTTATGAGAACATCAGATAAGTGTTCCACTTAGTGTCAAAATATTTGAGCCACACATTAATAGAATACATACTACCATTAAGCAGTTAAGTAGTAAACTGTGATTGTATTAACATTCGTTCTCAGTCATATCCAACTTTCTCAATTATGAAAAGGACTTTCCTAACAGCAGTTTAATAAAGTATATAATTTTCATTCACATTTTTGAGGAGCATTAAATAGGAACAAGGTAACATAACTGTGTGGTACCTGAGGTGCAGGGTAAACTGCAAACTCGAGTTTGGATTTTTTGCCATAGTCTACAGACAACCTTTCCATCAAAAGAGAGGCAAAGCCTGACCCTGTGCCACCACCAAAGCTATGAAAAATAAGGAAACCCTGCAGTCCAGTGCACTGGTCTGcctggaaaaaagaaagataacatgggagaaaaaaaaacactaacttATAGCAAACATCACAAAATCTCTCTTCTTCAAAGTGAGCAAAAAGAACCTTACCAGTTTACGAACACGATCCAGCACCAAATCAACTATTTCTTTGCCAATTGTGTAATGTCCTCTTGCATAGTTGTTGGCAGCATCCTCTTTCCCAGTAATAAGCTGCTCAGGGTGGAAGAGTTGTCTATATGTTCCAGTGCGAACCTCATCTTAAGAGAGGGGCGGAAAGCAAAATTTCTGAATTAGAAGGAATGAAAAtcagttttttaattaaactaaaGTGACACAAGTCTAATTATTTTTGCCTTAATGTGACACAGATCTGATTTTTTCATGGCTGTGTGGACATGTTGAatctaaatgtttaaataatttcagttgTGACTCAAatgtatccataggtgtgagtgaatgtgttgccctgtgaaggactggcaccccctccaggatgtgattccgccttgcgcccaatgacagtaggctctggacacaccacgaccctgaacttgataagcagttacagacaatgaatgaatgaatgagatttCAGATGTTTAGGCTGTTCACATCACAAGCCTCGTTAATTAATTCAGTTTTTGTTGCTCAGATTGTACTGGACTCTTTGGATCCTGACAGATCCAGACACCTGTATCTGTTTTTAATGTGAATGAATCTGTCCCTAAAACAGCATGTATGTACATATTGATATGTTAATGCTGATACTTCTCCATTTATCTGTATCCTTGTTAGTATATTCTTTGTCAAATTTATTAGCTTTAATtaccatataggtgcactttatatttctgcaattacagactgtactccacctgttgctctgcatattttgttagcccccttACACCCTTTACTGATTAATACCCCCACCcaaccaccacagaacaggtatctTATGGGTGGTATATCATTCTCAGCACGGCAGTAATATTGATATGGTGGCGGTGTGTTAAGTGTGTGCTGCACTGGTGCAaggggatcagacaaagcagtgctgctggagttcttaaacATTATTCTAACTCACTGGCCATTATTACATCTA contains:
- the vps37bb gene encoding VPS37B subunit of ESCRT-I b, with product MGEIFEFSSKFSTYSVSQLNELIEDDEKVNKIVTEMEEMQQVQQSKEMTLASNRSLAEQNLSLQPGLDQQKMQLTKRYCCLQELYEAYQLRKSTLDHHSGKSSLDTLLALLQAEGAKIEEETENLADSFLDGDLSLDSFIEAYQNKRKLAHLRRVKIDKLQEMVLKCFQMPQAFVNEPMQPQIPNCPALIHGQANGSPVPMRPPPTPPTQPTGQQSAFPYPAASYSSVPLPNMVPSHSSPFIQQYAQALPQRPSPGLPPRTGFIMQ
- the tuba7l gene encoding tubulin, alpha 7 like, translating into MRECISIHVGQAGVQIGNACWELYCLEHGIQPDGQMPSDKTIGGGDDSFNTFFSETGAGKHVPRAVFVDLEPTVVDEVRTGTYRQLFHPEQLITGKEDAANNYARGHYTIGKEIVDLVLDRVRKLADQCTGLQGFLIFHSFGGGTGSGFASLLMERLSVDYGKKSKLEFAVYPAPQVSTAVVEPYNSILTTHTTLEHSDCAFMVDNEAIYDICRRNLDIERPTYTNLNRLIGQIVSSITASLRFDGALNVDLTEFQTNLVPYPRIHFPLVTYAPVISAEKAYHEQLSVAEITNACFEPANQMVKCDPRHGKYMACCMLYRGDVVPKDVNAAIATIKTKRTIQFVDWCPTGFKVGINYQPPTVVPGGDLAKVQRAVCMLSNTTAIAEAWARLDHKFDLMYAKRAFVHWYVGEGMEEGEFSEAREDLAALEKDYEEVGVDSVEGDDEEGEE